The following proteins are co-located in the Malassezia restricta chromosome II, complete sequence genome:
- a CDS encoding carnitine O-acetyltransferase yields the protein MDARAPLLRTTKNALTSRLLTKFAADNTKSSQRMHASSATTKPMFMGQTSLPQLPVPPLEQTLSKYLRSTLPLQPSEEAAAFSKAAVESALNGKDAELVKSLQERLVKRATAEGRESWLSDWWLSYSYMSYRDPVVPFSSYFYLHKSVPKTTTGVSRGAQLLKAMMAFREMIVSETLSPEKTKTGFMCMYPYKWMFNSCRIPVTGEDVAKSYDPATHQHVVVIRNGHFFIVDLVNKLTGKELSVAEIELQLQRIVEDERTQQVNPVPIGSFTAANRDEWVKNRETLLAGATGEHNRKLLELVESGIIVLNLDSTSPVTFQERGEAVYGGDARNRFFDKQQIVVFENGTSGFIGEHSMMDGSQTLRMNNFIVSALAAGKIELGGPSSGSVLDEPQYLPFEVSGDLAKASNAASKDFKALMDDQDMSVLDYTTYGKEAIKGYKCSPDAWAQMCLQLAFYKMFGHPCATYEAAQTRKFKLGRTETIRSCSVESLAFCQAMENPSASDAERHKKFQAAAVQHVSYAKDAADGAGVDRHLFGLKQLLPKGQEPPALFKDPMNAKSGTWILSTSQISSDVFDAWGFGEVTPKGFGVAYAIKDHALTFTIMCLKKEHSASRLTHFLNEAFDEVRAMHDRLKVAAPKL from the coding sequence ATGGACGCGCGtgctcctcttcttcgcACCACCAAAAACGCTCTCACAAGTCGTCTCTTGACAAAGTTTGCTGCTGACAACACCAAATCTAGCCAACGTATGCACGCCTCCTCTGCTACGACCAAGCCGATGTTTATGGGCCAAACATCGCTACCTCAGCTACCAGTGCCTCCGCTGGAGCAAACGTTGTCTAAGTACTTGCGCTCCACCCTGCCGCTTCAGCCGTCAGAAGAGGCTGCTGCCTTTTCGAAGGCTGCGGTCGAGTCGGCTCTGAACGGAAAGGATGCCGAGCTGGTCAAGTcgctgcaggagcgcctAGTCAAGCGTGCTACTGCTGAGGGCCGCGAGAGCTGGCTGTCAGACTGGTGGCTTTCGTACTCGTATATGTCATACCGTGATCCCGTCGTTCCATTCTCGAGTTACTTTTATCTACACAAATCTGTGCCCAAGACAACCACTGGTGTTagccgcggcgcacaaCTGCTCAAAGCCATGATGGCTTTCCGTGAAATGATTGTTTCTGAGACCCTCTCCCCCGAAAAGACCAAGACTGGTTTCATGTGCATGTACCCGTACAAGTGGATGTTTAACTCGTGCCGCATTCCTGTGACCGGCGAGGATGTGGCCAAGTCATACGACCCCGCCACGCATCAGCATGTTGTTGTGATCCGCAATGGTCACTTCTTTATTGTGGATCTTGTCAACAAGTTGACTGGCAAGGAGCTTAGCGTGGCTGAgatcgagctgcagctTCAGCGCATCGTGGAGGACGAGCGCACTCAACAGGTCAACCCTGTCCCCATCGGTTCATTTACTGCTGCCAACAGAGACGAATGGGTCAAAAATCGCGAGACCTTGTTAGCGGGTGCCACTGGTGAGCACAACCGtaagctgctggagctaGTGGAGAGCGGTATTATTGTGTTGAATCTGGACTCGACCTCTCCTGTGACCTTCCAAGAGCGTGGCGAGGCCGTGTATGGCGGCGACGCTCGCAATCGCTTCTTTGACAAGCAACAGATCGTGGTCTTTGAAAATGGCACGTCCGGCTTCATTGGCGAGCACTCGATGATGGACGGCTCGCAGACACTTCGTATGAACAACTTTATCGTGAGTGCCCTTGCAGCCGGTAAGATTGAGCTAGGTGGTCCTTCGTCCGGTTCGGTGTTGGATGAGCCGCAGTACCTACCCTTTGAGGTAAGCGGTGATTTAGCCAAGGCTTCAAATGCTGCAAGCAAAGATTTCAAGGCTCTCATGGACGATCAGGACATGTCCGTATTGGACTACACTACCTATGGTAAGGAGGCCATCAAAGGTTACAAGTGTTCTCCTGATGCCTGGGCGCAGATGTGTCTTCAGCTTGCCTTCTACAAGATGTTTGGCCACCCTTGCGCTACTTATGAGGCGGCTCAGACGCGTAAGTTCAAGCTTGGTCGCACGGAAACGATCCGCAGTTGCAGCGTTGAGAGTCTGGCCTTTTGCCAAGCCATGGAAAACCCGAGTGCCAGtgatgccgagcgccaCAAAAAGTTCCAGGCTGCCGCTGTGCAGCACGTTAGCTACGCCAAGGATGCTGCTGATGGTGCGGGTGTGGATCGTCACCTATTTGGtctcaagcagctgcttcCTAAGGGTCAAGAGCCACCTGCACTCTTCAAGGACCCAATGAACGCCAAGAGTGGCACCTGGATCCTAAGCACATCACAAATTAGTTCTGACGTCTTTGATGCATGGGGCTTTGGCGAGGTCACGCCTAAGGGCTTTGGTGTCGCTTATGCCATCAAGGATCATGCACTGACGTTCACGATCATGTGCCTGAAGAAGGAGCATAGCGCTTCGCGTCTCACTCACTTCTTGAACGAAGCGTTTGATGAAGTCCGTGCTATGCATGACCGTCTGAAGGTGGCGGCGCCTAAATTGTAG
- a CDS encoding tubulin beta, with translation MRELITFSVGQAGNQISTAFWETILEEHGLNKDGQYVGNDPLELSKINVFFEDSNQEGKYVPRSVNIDLEPGTIDHLRTGSLGHLFRPDNYVHGASGAGNNFAKGFYTEGAELLDAVLEVARHETERADMFQGFQLIHSLGGGTGSGLGTNLLSKLREEYPDRMLATWSVLPSPKVSDTVVEPYNATLSFHQLVENADLSFCLDNQALYDICQRTLRTESPRYDDLNTLISYAMSGCSTTLRFPGQLNSDLRKLGVNMIPFPRLHFFTCGYAPLVASSLQSYQALNVPQLVQQGFSPHNNMAAIDPRSGKYLTVAAIFRGKVSSEEVESEMHKVQLKSTGGFVEWIPQNVLTSLCNVPPPKLKLSATFIGNTTSIQELFKRTHSQFGAMFRRKAFLHWYTNEGMDEMEFTEAESNLLDLVAEYEQYEAAGVDDDEMYEGEYVEEVYDEQGEYVQDY, from the exons ATGAGGGAACTGATTACCTTCTCTGTCGGTCAAGCAGGAAATCAGATCTCTACGGCATTCTGGGAGACAATTCTTGAGGAGCATGGTCTGAACAAAGATGGA CAATACGTCGGTAACGATCCGCTGGAGCTTTCCAAGATCAACGTGTTCTTTGAAGACTCAAATCAGGAGGGAAAgtacgtgccgcgctcagTGAACATCGACTTGGAGCCGGGTACGATTGACCACCTCCGCACAGGTTCGTTGGGTCACCTGTTCCGCCCAGACAATTACGTTCATGGCGCGTCCGGTGCCGGTAATAACTTTGCTAAGGGCTTTTACACGGAGGGTGCAGAGCTTTTAGATGCTGTTCTTGAAGTAGCACGTCATGAAACAGAGCGTGCCGATATGTTTCAAGGCTTCCAACTGATTCATTCATTGGGTGGCGGTACAGGTTCTGGTCTTGGTACCAACCTGTTGAGCAAGTTGCGTGAAGAATATCCGGATCGTATGCTTGCAACATGGTCAGTGCTTCCGTCCCCAAAGGTGTCTGATACGGTTGTTGAGCCATACAACGCAACGCTCTCTTTCcaccagctcgtcgagaaTGCAGACCTGTCTTTCTGCTTGGACAATCAGGCACTGTACGATATTTGCCAGCGCACATTGCGTACCGAATCGCCTAGGTACGATGATCTCAACACGTTGATTTCGTACGCCATGTCAGGCTGCTCGACTACGCTGCGCTTCCCTGGTCAGCTTAACTCGGATCTCCGAAAATTGGGTGTGAACATGATACCATTCCCACGCTTGCACTTCTTTACATGCGGTTATGCACCGCTTGTTGCCTCCTCGCTTCAATCCTATCAAGCCTTGAATGTGCCTCAGTTGGTACAGCAGGGATTTAGCCCTCATAATAACATGGCTGCGATTGACCCACGCTCCGGCAAGTATCTCACAGTGGCAGCTATATTCCGTGGAAAGGTTTCAAGTGAAGAAGTCGAGTCTGAAATGCACAAGGTACAGCTCAAGTCAACCGGTGGCTTTGTCGAATGGATTCCTCAAAATGTGCTGACGTCGCTATGCAACGTGCCGCCTCCCAAGCTCAAACTCAGTGCCACCTTTATTGGTAACACCACATCGATCCAGGAACTTTTCAAGCGTACACACAGCCAATTCGGAGCTATGTTCCGCCGTAAGGCCTTCTTGCACTGGTACACGAACGAGGGCATGGACGAGATGGAATTCACAGAGGCGGAATCTAACTTGCTCGACTTGGTAGCTGAATATGAGCAGTATGAAGCTGCTGGCGTGGATGATGACGAAATGTACGAGGGTGAGTACGTCGAAGAAGTCTACGATGAACAGGGCGAGTACGTTCAAGACTATTAA
- a CDS encoding acylglycerol lipase — MSHLVSCVAWYTREIYYVFIEPWLAKLGLVYFGFGDASYGREAIPYSNIERELIYEAPGVKVTRRRVFFSYNEPILDLKMQGQGLRLPFSYLGKPVTAWVNYYVWERPDEVARAKLNADIYMAHGINEYSGRTATAASVHLRNGFRVIGIDMPSFGRSSGLHGYLPTLRWNEGALNAVMLHVHMWDEYEQLENLANRKRFAQGASMGGFTCAYHAALHPPPSTSVSMSLNGICLTAPMLQISPITRPNVCIEAIARMVSLVAGRLGVLQPIRGHLSDDPNVEFYARQDRQGYLGRLRIDTGLGIADGLTHLDQIAESIRCPILIFHGTADRVTDPDGSQLFYDRLLVQDKTIKFWPGWEHVMIKNYPGMSEQDKAARTKLLSDISQWFMDHTRVDSTAPHA, encoded by the exons ATGTCACATCTCGTATCTTGCGTTGCATGGTACACCCGAGAAATCTACTATGTATTCATTGAACCATGGCTTGCAAAGCTTGGTTTGGTGTATTTCGGATTTGGTGACGCGTCGTATGGCCGCGAGGCCATCCCCTACTCCAACATTGAGCGCGAGCTCATTTACGAGGCACCGGGTGTTAAAGTgacgcgtcggcgcgtCTTCTTTAGTTATAACGAGCCTATATTGGACCTGAAAATGCAAGGACAGGGTCTTCGCCTACCGTTTTCCTACCTCGGAAAGCCCGTGACAGCGTGGGTGAATTACTATGTTTGGGAACGGCCAGACGAAGTGGCCCGTGCAAAGC TGAATGCCGACATTTAcatggcgcatggcatcaATGAGTACTCGGGCCGCACAGCTACTGCGGCAAGTGTCCACCTGCGCAATGGATTTCGTGTGATTGGTATTGATATGCCGAGCTTTGGTCGCTCATCTGGTCTGCATGGCTACCTGCCTACTTTACGGTGGAATGAAGGGGCTCTCAATGCCGTGATGCTACATGTCCACATGTGGGATGAATACGAGCAGCTTGAAAACCTAGCAAATCGCAAGCGCTTCGCTCAAGGCGCATCCATGGGCGGATTCACTTGTGCGTATCATGCCGCTTTGCACCCTCCCCCATCGACGAGTGTGTCCATGTCCCTAAACGGTATCTGTCTGACCGCACCTATGCTTCAAATCTCTCCTATTACGCGACCCAACGTTTGCATTGAGGCTATAGCACGCATGGTTTCATTGGTGGCCGGTCGTTTGGGTGTGCTACAGCCCATCCGTGGACACTTATCTGATGATCCGAACGTCGAATTCTATGCACGACAAGATCGACAAGGCTACTTGGGTCGGCTACGCATTGACACGGGTCTTGGCATCGCAGATGGACTCACCCATCTCGACCAGATTGCTGAGTCCATTCGATGTCCGATCCTCATTTTTCACGGCACAGCGGACCGTGTTACGGACCCTGACGGCTCGCAGCTGTTTTATGATCGACTGCTAGTTCAGGACAAGACCATAAAGTTCTGGCCCGGTTGGGAGCACG TTATGATCAAAAACTATCCCGGCATGTCAGAGCAAGACAAAGCAGCACGGACCAAGCTTTTGTCGGACATT TCGCAATGGTTTATGGATCATACTCGTGTAGACTCTACGGCTCCACACGCTTAG
- a CDS encoding protein kinase — MSSNESHHISMEQTEGTSQTASRWRDNRKKSEFSNPLNDLRRFLNNHIGSGNVRNSSKKEGSQKHERSRASTMSHRDIDLPPWSGAGISKKYGKFGKTLGIGAGGTVRVIKRSKDQAQLAVKEFRHRRPDESEKEYIKKVTAEFCIGSTLHHINIIKTLDIIRDNDLFFEVMEYAPIELFAIVMSGKMGFNEINCVFRQIVDGVDYLHGLGLAHRDLKIDNCVMTSDGIVKIIDFGTATVFQVPGKSALFATGIVGSDPYLAPEVLSRQTYDARLTDVWSLAIVYICMVLKRFPWKIPDPELDPSFKLFLLAHPELGGIKPSSLLEDDEAHDEPMISDQLPETRYGTVLQSSGAHRLLDQYTGDGNVNAIPTAKEAGYDISLAIPTSDESTTVTPVDTNDGQVPRDIPPSHEEHQDLLDERHYHEQELSSEVHSPKDHEMSKEKNGTSPDEDPQPRAADSLFRILPLRPRMCLSRMLVLDPKNRATLGDLLRGRSYGGTDGAISATAYAQQQQAAEAEQISPLVMPVDTSQIRNNTSRSAPYGTMEPYVDEFENDEDYGDEWLKGINTCSHWRLSSTTSGCSSTVDTHTLVDVPATMTNSLEPAMHDKNCFADMGFRSINDIMSGIACRPPPNHTHASLSALQEHKRRLFPRRD; from the coding sequence ATGTCAAGCAACGAATCCCATCATATATCAATGGAACAGACAGAAGGGACTAGTCAGACAGCCAGTCGATGGCGCGATAACCGCAAAAAGAGTGAGTTTTCAAACCCATTAAATGATCTTCGTCGATTTTTAAACAATCATATTGGAAGCGGTAACGTGCGGAATTCTTCCAAGAAAGAGGGCTCTCAGAAGCATGAACGCTCGCGTGCCAGTACAATGAGCCACCGAGACATAGATTTACCGCCTTGGTCTGGTGCTGGTATTTCGAAAAAGTATGGCAAGTTTGGAAAAACGCTTGGCATTGGTGCTGGCGGCACGGTTCGTGTCATCAAGCGGTCCAAGGATCAGGCCCAACTAGCCGTTAAAGAGTTTCGGCACAGGCGTCCCGATGAAAGTGAGAAAGAATACATCAAGAAAGTGACGGCAGAGTTTTGTATCGGAAGTACGCTTCACCATATCAACATTATCAAGACCTTGGATATTATTCGAGACAATGATCTCTTTTTCGAAGTCATGGAATATGCTCCTATTGAGCTATTTGCCATCGTAATGAGCGGCAAGATGGGATTCAATGAGATCAATTGTGTTTTTCGTCAAATTGTAGATGGCGTTGACTACCTGCATGGCCTTGGACTGGCGCACCGCGATCTCAAAATCGACAACTGTGTCATGACCTCGGATGGGATAGTCAAGATCATTGATTTTGGTACAGCCACTGTGTTTCAAGTGCCAGGCAAAAGCGCTTTGTTTGCCACGGGCATAGTAGGGTCTGACCCATACCTAGCGCCAGAGGTCCTCTCGCGACAGACTTACGATGCGCGCTTGACAGACGTCTGGAGCCTTGCAATCGTTTACATTTGTATGGTCCTTAAAAGGTTCCCTTGGAAGATACCTGATCCCGAATTGGATCCTAGCTTCAAGTTATTTTTGCTGGCCCATCCTGAGCTGGGCGGCATTAAGCCTTCAAGCCTTCTcgaggacgacgaagcCCATGATGAGCCTATGATCAGCGACCAGTTGCCAGAAACCCGTTACGGAACTGTCTTGCAATCATCGGGTGCTCATCGGCTGCTTGACCAATACACGGGTGATGGCAATGTTAATGCTATTCCCACTGCCAAAGAAGCTGGTTACGATATATCACTCGCTATCCCGACCAGTGACGAATCGACAACCGTAACACCTGTTGACACAAACGATGGCCAGGTGCCTCGTGATATACCACCATCACACGAAGAACATCAAGACTTGCTTGATGAGCGTCACTATCATGAGCAGGAGCTTTCCAGTGAAGTGCATTCGCCGAAAGACCACGAAATGTCGAAGGAAAAGAATGGCACGAGTCCTGATGAGGATCCTCAACCGCGTGCGGCCGATAGTCTGTTCAGGATTCTACCGCTTCGTCCACGTATGTGCCTATCACGCATGTTGGTTCTAGACCCAAAGAACCGCGCAACGTTGGGTGATTTGCTTCGTGGAAGAAGTTATGGTGGCACTGACGGCGCTATTTCTGCCACCGCTTACGCACAACAGCAACAAGCTGCAGAGGCTGAACAGATATCTCCACTCGTAATGCCTGTGGATACAAGTCAGATTAGGAACAACACATCAAGAAGTGCGCCTTACGGAACCATGGAGCCATACGTTGATGAGTTTGAAAATGATGAGGACTATGGTGATGAGTGGCTCAAGGGAATCAACACTTGCTCACATTGGCGATTAAGTTCTACAACATCTGGATGCTCGTCTACTGTGGACACTCATACACTTGTGGACGTGCCCGCGACTATGACCAACTCCCTTGAACCTGCGATGCATGACAAAAACTGTTTTGCGGATATGGGATTCCGAAGCATCAATGACATCATGTCAGGTATTGCGTGTCGACCCCCACCTAATCATACACATGCATCGCTCTCGGCTTTGCAAGAACACAAGCGCAGATTGTTCCCTCGTAGAGATTGA
- a CDS encoding aspartyl-tRNA synthetase, which translates to MSSETTKQVNVSEGAPVELDQKAQPKMEANKDAGSEELNPDGTPLSDKQRRKRAEKAEKERIKAEKAARLAAEQAARQAADVDFATENYGVLPMNCSQERKNEQLFAIEDIHPEKDGQPITLLARLQTSRLPSAKLAFLTFRNGVHCVQATLAVTPEKISRQMVKWAAAVTPESIVRVEGTISKVPKPVESPSVTVKDAEIKISRMFVAVPVTWEGQIPFYVDDATRSDAEIEASQNTPRPLPPIALDTRLDNRVLDLRTPTNQAIFRLNHGVCRLFREFLENNGFIEIHTPKLQGAATESGASVFKVDYFKGKAFLAQSPQLGKQMAISADFGRVYEIGPVFRAEDSNTNRHMTEFTGLDLEMAFQEHYHEVVDLLNQLFMYIFSELPKRYATEIAAVRRQYPSEEFLVPEAPVCLNFKEGIQMLRDAGYEVNDLDDLSTETERALGKLVRDKYKTDFYALDKFPMEVRPFYTMPDPEDSRYSNSYDFFMRGQEILSGAQRIHDAKFLEERLAAANIPVSSMKHYVDAFRLGAPPHAGGGIGLERVLMLYLGLNNIRRVSMFPRDPKRVEP; encoded by the coding sequence ATGTCGAGCGAAACGACGAAGCAAGTCAACGTCTCGGAAGGTGCGCCAGTTGAGCTGGACCAAAAAGCGCAGCCAAAAATGGAAGCAAACAAGGATGCAGGTTCTGAGGAATTGAACCCTGACGGAACCCCGCTTTCAGACAAACAGCGACGAAAGCGTGCAGAAAAGGCTGAAAAAGAGCGTATCAAGGCTGAGAAGGCAGCTCGCCTTGCGGCGGAGCAGGCTGCGCGTCAGGCTGCCGATGTCGACTTTGCCACAGAAAACTATGGTGTACTTCCGATGAATTGTTCGCAAGAAAGGAAGAACGAGCAGTTGTTTGCTATTGAAGACATCCACCCTGAGAAGGATGGTCAGCCTATCACGCTGTTGGCGCGTCTACAGACGAGTCGTCTCCCATCCGCGAAACTTGCTTTTCTTACGTTCCGCAATGGTGTGCACTGCGTGCAAGCCACACTTGCTGTGACCCCGGAAAAGATCTCGCGTCAGATGGTCAAATGGGCTGCTGCTGTTACGCCAGAATCAATCGTTCGAGTAGAAGGCACCATTTCTAAAGTACCCAAGCCAGTTGAGTCTCCATCTGTGACGGTAAAGGATGCAGAGATCAAAATCTCCCGCATGTTTGTGGCTGTGCCTGTGACGTGGGAAGGCCAAATCCCCTTTTATGTGGATGATGCAACGCGTTCAGATGCCGAAATCGAAGCTTCGCAAAACACGCCACGCCCATTGCCTCCTATTGCTCTTGACACGCGTCTGGACAATCGCGTGTTGGACTTGCGAACGCCCACGAATCAGGCCATCTTCCGTTTGAACCACGGTGTGTGCCGTCTGTTCCGTGAATTTTTGGAAAACAATGGATTTATCGAGATCCACACGCCTAAGCTTCAAGGCGCGGCTACGGAGAGTGGTGCATCTGTCTTCAAAGTGGATTACTTCAAGGGCAAGGCGTTCCTTGCGCAGAGTCCGCAGTTGGGTAAGCAGATGGCAATTTCTGCTGACTTTGGCCGTGTGTACGAGATTGGTCCGGTGTTCCGTGCAGAGGACAGCAATACAAACCGCCACATGACTGAGTTCACCGGTCTCGATCTGGAAATGGCATTCCAGGAGCATTATCACGAGGTGGTGGACCTTTTGAACCAATTGTTCATGTACATCTTTAGCGAGCTACCCAAGCGCTATGCCACCGAAATTGCTGCGGTTCGACGTCAGTATCCATCTGAGGAGTTTTTGGTGCCAGAAGCGCCCGTGTGCCTCAACTTTAAGGAAGGTATTCAAATGCTGCGCGATGCTGGCTACGAGGTCAATGACCTCGACGATCTAAGCACAGAGACCGAGCGTGCACTCGGCAAATTGGTACGCGATAAGTACAAGACGGACTTTTATGCGCTGGACAAGTTCCCAATGGAAGTGCGTCCATTTTACACCATGCCCGACCCAGAGGACTCGCGGTACTCCAATTCGTACGATTTCTTCATGCGCGGCCAAGAGATCTTGTCAGGTGCGCAGCGTATTCACGATGCCAAGTTTTTGGAAGAACGCCTGGCAGCAGCCAACATTCCGGTGTCTTCTATGAAGCACTATGTTGATGCCTTCCGTCTCGGTGCGCCACCACACGCGGGTGGTGGCATTGGCCTCGAGCGTGTTCTGATGCTCTACCTTGGGCTGAACAACATCCGTCGTGTTAGCATGTTCCCTCGTGACCCTAAGCGTGTGGAGCCGTAG